The Planctomicrobium piriforme genome includes a window with the following:
- a CDS encoding phage portal protein, with product MLSILRDHFATFGLRARYQRLLQERLLELAESPRAVAEEGGDWQLLGGGKSPVSEVRRASIRDRARRAVRENPHACNILRLLQAYVTGPGLQLSHQPRASANDIPDGSEMLVAAADQIWRAFQRRNCRHYSFQEHARRTWRDGECFIRRFSSTDGAPSVRFVDPEWIVASPDAPGSQGIVTARHDVEEPIAYLQSRPGAPQEIERVAAEEMLQTRIGVDSNEKRGISLFAPLLDPLDGYEKWMETEMLARKLQSSIVLWRKVQGSPQMADGLADQAGHYGSSGREGRRERFAPGTILTTNHGTDIQFLQPNTNFGDAVPLGRMVLLSIAAGAGLPEFMLTADASNGNFASTMVAEGPAVKFFQSEQQFFAGEFTRIWRWVMQDAIEQRQLPEEFFGQVDVRWSFPQLVNRDRSKERMADVRLVEAGVLSRAEVARRDGVEPEIMQAELQSEQPG from the coding sequence ATGCTGTCGATTCTGCGCGATCATTTTGCCACGTTCGGGCTGCGTGCCCGGTATCAGCGATTGCTGCAGGAGCGGCTGCTCGAGCTGGCCGAGTCGCCCCGTGCAGTGGCCGAAGAAGGGGGCGACTGGCAGTTATTGGGAGGCGGGAAAAGTCCGGTCTCGGAAGTGAGAAGGGCGTCGATTCGAGACCGGGCACGACGGGCGGTGCGCGAGAATCCGCATGCCTGCAATATCCTGCGGCTGCTGCAGGCTTATGTCACCGGACCCGGCTTGCAGTTAAGCCATCAGCCTCGCGCGTCGGCGAATGACATCCCCGACGGCAGCGAGATGCTGGTTGCGGCGGCCGATCAGATCTGGCGGGCGTTTCAAAGACGCAACTGCCGGCATTATTCGTTTCAGGAACATGCCCGACGAACGTGGCGGGACGGCGAGTGTTTCATCCGGCGGTTTTCCTCGACCGATGGAGCGCCGAGCGTGCGGTTCGTCGATCCGGAATGGATCGTGGCGAGTCCCGATGCGCCCGGTTCGCAGGGAATTGTGACCGCCCGACACGATGTCGAAGAGCCGATTGCGTATCTGCAGTCGCGACCGGGCGCGCCACAGGAGATCGAACGAGTGGCGGCGGAGGAAATGCTGCAGACGCGAATCGGCGTCGACTCGAACGAGAAACGGGGCATCTCGCTGTTTGCACCGCTACTCGATCCGCTCGACGGGTACGAAAAATGGATGGAAACCGAGATGCTCGCGCGAAAGCTGCAGTCGTCGATTGTGCTGTGGCGGAAGGTGCAGGGATCGCCGCAGATGGCCGACGGCTTGGCCGATCAGGCGGGACACTATGGCTCGTCGGGACGGGAGGGGCGTCGCGAACGGTTTGCACCAGGCACGATTCTCACCACGAATCATGGGACCGACATTCAGTTTCTGCAGCCGAACACCAATTTTGGCGATGCCGTGCCGCTGGGACGGATGGTGCTGCTGAGCATCGCGGCGGGGGCCGGGCTGCCGGAGTTCATGCTGACCGCGGATGCCTCGAACGGGAACTTTGCATCAACGATGGTGGCCGAAGGGCCTGCGGTGAAATTCTTTCAGAGCGAGCAGCAGTTCTTCGCAGGCGAGTTCACCCGCATTTGGCGGTGGGTGATGCAGGATGCGATTGAGCAGCGCCAATTGCCGGAAGAGTTTTTCGGACAGGTGGATGTCCGCTGGTCGTTCCCGCAACTCGTTAACCGCGACCGATCGAAGGAACGCATGGCCGACGTGCGGCTGGTGGAGGCGGGAGTGCTGTCGCGGGCCGAGGTCGCCCGTCGGGACGGCGTCGAACCGGAGATCATGCAAGCAGAACTACAGTCCGAACAACCGGGCTGA
- a CDS encoding ThuA domain-containing protein — protein sequence MQRWLLSIVLITCLASPGFAQSLVYSGGEGTGAGKHIVFLAGDHEYRSEETLPALARILARRHGFKCTVLFTVNPASGEIEPGCNNLPGTEALNSADLMVVFLRFQNLPKEQMQPIVDYLARGGPVIGMRTATHAFKIPMGSEFAKFSYEYPGPEMTNGFGRQILGESWAGHYGKNHEMSTRLELVPEEMEHPVLRGVHDVWVQAGGYWTEPLPGCTVLALAQPLQGMTPDSPPAADKQPCPGAWVRTYKSERGRTEKVFTTTYGASEDLLNDGFRRMLVNACFWTTGLEGKITPELDIAFVGPYQPSTFKFDGYVRGVKPTELTGWESPILPRPKVAE from the coding sequence ATGCAACGCTGGCTCCTCTCAATCGTTCTTATTACTTGCCTCGCAAGTCCCGGGTTCGCGCAGTCGCTGGTTTACTCCGGGGGCGAAGGGACGGGTGCTGGCAAGCACATTGTGTTCCTGGCGGGAGATCACGAGTACCGGTCGGAAGAGACGTTGCCTGCGCTCGCACGAATCCTGGCCAGGCGTCACGGGTTCAAATGTACGGTGCTGTTCACGGTGAATCCTGCCAGCGGCGAGATCGAGCCAGGCTGCAATAATCTACCAGGCACCGAGGCATTGAACTCTGCCGACCTGATGGTGGTCTTCCTGCGGTTTCAAAATTTGCCGAAGGAACAGATGCAGCCGATTGTCGATTACCTCGCCCGCGGAGGACCGGTCATTGGGATGCGGACCGCCACGCATGCCTTCAAAATTCCAATGGGTTCCGAGTTCGCGAAATTCTCGTACGAGTATCCCGGCCCGGAGATGACCAACGGTTTCGGACGGCAGATTCTCGGCGAGTCATGGGCGGGCCACTACGGGAAGAACCACGAGATGAGCACCCGCCTCGAACTCGTCCCGGAAGAAATGGAACATCCGGTGTTGAGAGGAGTTCATGACGTCTGGGTGCAGGCGGGAGGGTATTGGACCGAACCGCTGCCTGGCTGCACGGTGCTGGCCCTGGCTCAGCCGCTGCAGGGGATGACGCCCGACTCTCCTCCAGCGGCGGACAAACAGCCCTGCCCCGGCGCGTGGGTGCGGACGTACAAAAGTGAACGGGGACGGACGGAGAAAGTCTTCACGACCACCTACGGAGCTTCGGAAGATCTGCTCAACGACGGTTTCCGACGCATGCTGGTCAACGCCTGTTTCTGGACGACGGGACTCGAAGGCAAGATCACTCCGGAACTCGACATCGCGTTTGTAGGGCCATACCAGCCGTCGACATTCAAGTTCGACGGCTACGTCCGCGGCGTGAAACCAACTGAGCTGACAGGCTGGGAATCACCGATTTTGCCCCGCCCGAAGGTGGCCGAATAA
- a CDS encoding GNAT family N-acetyltransferase: MSVFGMPYFDPLGLIVAEVNGEVVGFSHAGFAFKSTLDGLDYTQGIICCVLVESKIQHQGIGQELVHRSEEYLRARGATTIQAGQSRYKDPFYFGIYGGARPSGFLESDLAAAPFFHSLGYQATQRIPIFQRDLTDKRDPMNYRLMALRRQTELQVTDQPDNPSWWWFCRFGNIESMRFQLVEKKTAAPIASMTVIGLDHYIAAWNERAIGLVDILVEENYRGQGFGQTLIVEAIRRLRTEMITRAEIHIPEDFPDAVGAVLASGFKQVDCGVVYSRPAAPDVAAS, encoded by the coding sequence ATGTCGGTCTTTGGGATGCCGTATTTCGATCCGCTGGGGCTGATCGTCGCGGAAGTGAACGGCGAAGTCGTCGGCTTTTCTCATGCCGGCTTCGCCTTCAAATCGACGCTCGACGGGCTCGACTACACGCAGGGCATCATCTGCTGTGTCCTGGTCGAGTCAAAAATTCAACATCAGGGGATCGGCCAGGAGCTGGTCCATCGTTCAGAAGAGTATCTGCGTGCCCGAGGGGCGACCACGATCCAAGCCGGGCAGTCGCGTTACAAAGACCCGTTCTATTTCGGGATCTACGGCGGAGCACGGCCGAGCGGATTCCTCGAGTCCGATCTGGCGGCCGCACCGTTCTTCCACTCACTGGGCTATCAGGCCACTCAGCGGATTCCGATTTTTCAGCGGGATCTCACCGACAAACGCGATCCGATGAATTACCGGCTGATGGCCCTGCGGCGGCAGACGGAATTACAGGTCACCGACCAGCCCGACAATCCCAGTTGGTGGTGGTTCTGCCGATTCGGGAACATTGAATCGATGCGGTTTCAGCTTGTTGAAAAGAAAACCGCCGCTCCCATCGCCAGCATGACCGTCATTGGCCTCGACCACTACATCGCCGCCTGGAACGAACGGGCGATCGGCTTGGTCGACATCCTCGTGGAGGAAAACTATCGAGGACAGGGTTTCGGCCAGACGCTGATCGTCGAAGCGATTCGACGACTGCGGACGGAAATGATCACCCGAGCCGAGATTCACATCCCGGAAGATTTTCCCGACGCAGTCGGCGCGGTGCTGGCATCTGGCTTCAAGCAAGTCGATTGCGGAGTCGTCTATTCCCGCCCGGCTGCGCCAGATGTCGCAGCCAGCTAA
- a CDS encoding HD-GYP domain-containing protein, with product MSIQLPAEFAGMLPAVSGVDDPKTKRLISSPLIRFSEIISALSVALDITQGNAPGHCMRTALIGMRLADELELSSADQSALFYALLLKDLGCSSNAARFASLFHTDDQRVKYSLRMIDWRNPVCNLKNVWSQCAPEAGPLEKLLKLAVLFRTGPAAARQVVEIRCERGAEIASMLRLPEATSLAIRDLDEHWDGGGQPRGLKGEEISLLGRICGLAQTVEAFFSTQSLAAAFDIVEQRKSKWFDPSLVKALRPLQHDAAFWQRLQGDDLIRQLADREPQEAILLADDNYLDCIAEAFSLVVDAKSPWTYKHSANVANIAAGLSEELGCTPEVVRDVRRAGLLHDIGKLGVSNLILDKPGKPTDEEFAQIRKHAEYSHRVLSQVPAFRELAEVAGGHHERLDGRGYHRGLAGAEIPFVTRILTVADICEALSASRPYRDSMPWEKIESILQKDVSRAVDEECFEALQRWQVSNPVTSRSEDQAAAVDQVRSGL from the coding sequence ATGTCGATCCAGCTGCCTGCCGAGTTTGCCGGAATGTTGCCTGCCGTTAGCGGCGTCGATGATCCGAAAACGAAACGGCTGATCTCCAGCCCGTTGATCCGGTTTTCGGAGATCATCTCGGCTCTTTCGGTGGCACTCGACATCACGCAGGGGAATGCGCCGGGGCATTGCATGCGTACGGCGCTCATCGGGATGCGTCTGGCTGATGAACTCGAACTCTCCTCGGCTGACCAGTCGGCCCTGTTTTATGCCCTGCTGCTGAAAGACCTGGGCTGTTCGAGCAATGCAGCCAGGTTCGCCTCACTGTTTCACACCGACGACCAGCGAGTCAAGTACTCGCTGCGGATGATCGACTGGAGAAACCCGGTCTGTAATCTCAAAAACGTCTGGTCACAGTGCGCACCCGAGGCCGGTCCGCTCGAAAAACTTCTGAAGCTAGCAGTGCTGTTCCGAACCGGCCCTGCTGCCGCACGCCAAGTGGTTGAAATCCGCTGTGAACGGGGAGCAGAGATTGCCAGCATGCTTCGTCTGCCTGAGGCGACTTCACTGGCGATTCGCGATCTCGATGAACACTGGGACGGCGGCGGACAGCCCCGCGGGCTCAAAGGGGAAGAGATTTCCTTGCTGGGACGCATCTGCGGGCTGGCCCAGACCGTCGAGGCCTTCTTCTCGACGCAAAGTCTCGCCGCCGCCTTCGACATTGTGGAACAACGTAAAAGCAAATGGTTCGATCCCAGCCTGGTGAAGGCCCTGCGCCCGCTGCAGCACGACGCCGCGTTCTGGCAGCGGCTGCAAGGGGACGACTTGATCCGCCAACTCGCCGACCGCGAGCCGCAGGAGGCCATTTTGCTGGCGGATGACAATTACCTCGACTGCATTGCCGAGGCGTTTTCGCTGGTCGTCGACGCCAAGTCGCCCTGGACGTACAAGCACTCGGCTAACGTCGCGAACATCGCCGCAGGTCTCTCGGAAGAACTGGGCTGTACGCCGGAAGTTGTCCGCGATGTGCGCCGCGCGGGGCTGTTGCACGATATCGGCAAGCTCGGAGTCTCGAACCTCATCCTCGACAAACCTGGCAAGCCGACTGACGAAGAGTTCGCCCAGATCCGCAAGCACGCCGAATACTCGCATCGGGTCCTCTCTCAGGTGCCGGCCTTCCGCGAACTCGCCGAAGTCGCAGGCGGGCACCACGAACGCCTCGATGGCCGAGGCTATCACCGCGGCCTGGCTGGCGCGGAGATTCCGTTCGTCACGAGAATTCTGACGGTGGCGGATATCTGCGAAGCCCTGTCGGCCAGCCGCCCGTACCGCGACTCGATGCCGTGGGAGAAGATTGAATCGATCCTACAGAAAGACGTCAGCCGCGCCGTCGATGAAGAGTGTTTTGAGGCCCTGCAACGCTGGCAGGTCTCAAACCCGGTCACCTCACGCAGCGAAGACCAGGCCGCCGCTGTGGATCAAGTCCGGTCGGGGCTGTAA
- a CDS encoding anthranilate synthase component II, whose protein sequence is MIFVLDNYDSFTYNLVQRLGEIDSRLDIQVRRNDQTTLDEIESLKPDRIIVSPGPCSPAEAGLSKAVIQHFGPKLPVLGVCLGHQSIGDVYGGQVVRAPRMMHGKTSEVHHDGKGVFAGLPNPMVCTRYHSLVVPEESLPAELIACAWTRDPDHPSELMGLRHRDYPVHGVQFHPESFLSPHGMDLLRNFLKL, encoded by the coding sequence ATGATCTTCGTACTCGATAACTACGATTCCTTCACCTACAACCTGGTGCAGCGGCTTGGAGAAATTGATTCCCGGCTCGATATTCAGGTGCGTCGGAACGATCAGACGACGCTCGACGAAATCGAAAGCCTCAAGCCCGACCGCATCATTGTTTCGCCTGGTCCCTGTAGCCCGGCCGAGGCGGGGCTTTCCAAGGCGGTGATTCAGCATTTTGGCCCCAAGCTGCCTGTGCTGGGGGTCTGCCTGGGGCATCAGTCGATCGGCGACGTCTATGGCGGCCAGGTGGTGCGGGCGCCGCGGATGATGCACGGCAAAACCTCGGAAGTCCATCACGACGGAAAAGGGGTTTTCGCCGGCCTGCCGAATCCGATGGTCTGCACCCGGTATCACAGTCTCGTGGTGCCGGAAGAGTCGCTGCCGGCCGAGCTGATTGCCTGTGCCTGGACCCGCGATCCCGATCACCCGTCCGAGTTGATGGGCCTGCGTCATCGCGACTATCCGGTCCATGGCGTGCAGTTCCACCCGGAGAGTTTTCTGTCGCCGCATGGCATGGATCTGCTGCGAAACTTTCTGAAGCTTTGA
- a CDS encoding glucuronyl esterase domain-containing protein, translating into MPDLNRIAYLMAAGCVLTAAVDAAPPPTHTDEAQVPAYTLPDPLKFADGSAVSSAKDWTERRRPQLLELFAEQMFGKAPPAPKSVKTRTLSEKDVFGGTAIRKEIEVTLVEQPTPVTMTILLYLPKTDKPVPVFLGLNFRGNHTVTTEPDVALNTNWMENKTPGVVDHRATEESRGSQASRWPVEMLLKRGYGLATAYYGDIDPDFHDGFQNGVHPAFAKSGQSQPAPDEWGSIAAWAWGMSRGLDALEQESRVNAKQVIAIGHSRLGKTALWVGATDPRFAIVISNDSGCGGAALSRRHFGETVARINYSFPHWFCENFKQFNENEAALPFDQHELIALIAPRPVYVASAAEDLWADPKGEYLSAIYADPVYRLLGTDGIGGAAPSTELPPVDHPISNGTIGYHIRTGKHDINDFDWEQYLNFADRHLRARKN; encoded by the coding sequence ATGCCTGATCTGAATCGCATTGCCTATCTCATGGCCGCTGGTTGCGTGCTGACTGCTGCCGTCGACGCCGCTCCCCCGCCGACGCACACCGACGAAGCCCAGGTGCCGGCCTATACGCTGCCCGACCCGCTCAAGTTTGCCGACGGCAGTGCCGTGTCGAGCGCGAAGGACTGGACGGAGCGCCGTCGTCCGCAATTACTCGAACTCTTCGCCGAGCAGATGTTCGGCAAAGCGCCTCCAGCGCCGAAAAGCGTGAAGACGCGAACGCTCTCCGAGAAGGACGTGTTCGGCGGGACGGCGATTCGGAAAGAAATCGAGGTGACCCTCGTCGAACAGCCGACGCCCGTCACGATGACGATCCTGCTCTATCTCCCCAAGACCGACAAGCCGGTTCCGGTGTTCTTGGGACTGAACTTTCGCGGGAACCACACCGTCACGACCGAACCGGATGTGGCGCTCAACACGAACTGGATGGAAAACAAAACGCCCGGCGTCGTGGATCACCGTGCGACAGAAGAATCGCGTGGTTCACAGGCGAGCCGTTGGCCTGTCGAGATGCTGCTGAAACGGGGCTATGGTCTGGCGACCGCCTATTACGGTGACATCGATCCGGACTTTCACGACGGGTTCCAGAATGGAGTGCATCCGGCGTTTGCCAAGTCAGGTCAGTCCCAGCCTGCCCCTGATGAATGGGGAAGCATCGCCGCCTGGGCATGGGGGATGAGCCGCGGTCTGGATGCGCTCGAACAGGAATCGCGAGTCAACGCGAAACAGGTGATTGCGATCGGCCATTCGCGGCTCGGTAAGACAGCGCTGTGGGTCGGAGCGACTGACCCCAGGTTTGCCATCGTCATTTCCAACGACTCTGGCTGCGGCGGTGCGGCTCTGAGCCGTCGGCATTTCGGAGAGACGGTGGCGAGAATCAATTACTCGTTTCCCCACTGGTTCTGCGAGAACTTCAAGCAGTTCAATGAGAATGAAGCCGCCCTCCCCTTCGACCAGCACGAACTCATTGCCCTCATCGCCCCGCGACCGGTGTACGTGGCGAGCGCCGCCGAAGACCTGTGGGCCGACCCGAAGGGTGAGTACCTGTCAGCGATCTACGCCGATCCGGTCTATCGACTGCTCGGGACTGACGGCATCGGAGGCGCGGCCCCCTCAACAGAGCTGCCGCCGGTCGATCATCCAATCAGCAATGGAACGATCGGCTACCACATCCGCACCGGCAAACACGACATCAACGACTTCGACTGGGAACAGTATCTGAACTTTGCAGACCGGCATCTTCGTGCGAGAAAGAATTGA
- a CDS encoding anti-sigma factor produces the protein MNSSDLNLNDAELFAYLDEMLSVERTSSIEQLLRSHPELRVRLAELMQRRDQGGHTIGEIWRRHRLSCPARSQLGSFLLGVASPEQADYIQFHLEEVGCRVCQANLADLQASQSSDGTQQQQRQRRYFESSAGLLRPGQND, from the coding sequence ATGAACAGTTCCGATTTGAATCTGAACGATGCGGAGTTGTTCGCCTATCTCGACGAAATGCTGTCGGTCGAACGGACTTCCTCGATTGAACAACTGCTGCGCTCACATCCGGAACTCAGGGTCCGTCTCGCCGAACTGATGCAGCGACGCGATCAGGGGGGGCATACCATCGGTGAAATCTGGCGGCGACACCGCCTGAGCTGCCCGGCCCGCTCGCAACTGGGGAGTTTTCTGCTCGGCGTTGCATCGCCAGAACAGGCGGACTATATCCAGTTTCACCTGGAGGAAGTCGGCTGCCGCGTCTGTCAGGCGAACCTGGCCGACCTGCAGGCGTCTCAATCCTCGGATGGAACACAGCAACAACAGCGCCAGCGACGGTACTTCGAGTCCTCCGCCGGCCTGTTACGACCAGGCCAGAACGACTGA